The sequence GCACATTATTGATTGTTCTATTCTGTTTGATGGTGGAACGGACAGTCGTTTTCGAACATTGCGAAGTAACAAAAACCGTTTTGGCGCTATCAATGAACTTGGTGTGTTTGCTATGACGGGACAGGGGTTGAAAGAAGTCACTAACCCTTCAGCAATTTTTCTTTCTCGTGGTGAAGAAGAGACATCTGGTAGCTCGGTTATGGTTGTATGGGAAGGCACTCGCCCACTTCTCGTAGAGATACAAGCTTTAGTTGACTATTCCCAACAAGCAAACCCAAGAAGAGTCGCAGTCGGTTTAGACCAAAACCGACTGTCGTTGCTGCTTGCAGTGCTTCATAAACACGGTGGATTGCAGATGGCAGACCAAGATGTGTTTGTGAATGTTGTCGGAGGTGTAAAAGTGACAGAAACAAGTGCGGATTTAGCGTTGATAATGTCATTGTTGTCCAGTTTTAGAGATAGGCCATTGCCAAAAGATGTTGTGGTTTTTGGAGAAGTTGGGCTAGCTGGTGAAATTCGCCCTGTGCCAAGCGGGCAAGAAAGGTTAATGGAAGCTTTTAAACATGGATTTAAAAAAGCGATAGTTCCCTCCGCTAACATGCCTAAAGAAGGTATTGCAGGTATGCAGATTCACGGTGTGAAAAAATTATCTGAAGCAATAGATGCGTTTGACGAGATTTAGTGTTTAATAGAACACATGTGTCATAAAAGTGAATTCTCTGCTTTACAGCAAATAATTTCTAACCACAATTGGATCTACGTGGTAAGATGAGCCACTTTTTTTACAGAACCAACGCACGTTAGGGTATCAGTCCTGAGGGATTGTGGTATACTCTGCGCGCATTTTTATACCTTATTAACAGAGTAAGACAATGACTGATTTATCAAAATACAGAAATATTGGTATTTTCGCGCACGTTGATGCGGGTAAAACTACTACAACTGAGCGTATCCTTAAACTGACTGGTCAAATTCATAAGACTGGTGAAGTTCATGATGGCGAATCTACAACTGACTTCATGGATCAGGAAGCTGAACGTGGTATTACCATTCAGTCAGCGGCAGTAAGCTGTTTCTGGAACGATCACCGTCTAAACGTTATCGATACTCCTGGACACGTTGACTTCACAGTAGAAGTTTACCGTTCTCTTAAAGTACTTGATGGCGGCATCGGTGTGTTCTGTGGTTCTGGTGGTGTTGAACCACAATCAGAAACTAACTGGCGTTATGCTAACGAATCTGAAGTATCTCGTTTGATCTTCGTTAACAAACTGGACCGTATGGGTGCAGATTTCTTTAACGTTGTAGGCCAAGTTAAGAAAGTTCTAGGCGCTACGCCACTTGTAATGGTTCTACCTATCGGCCGCGAAGATGACTTCGTTGGTGTTGTAGACCTACTAACTCGCAAAGCATACGTTTGGGATGACACTGGTCTTCCTGAAAACTACGAAATTCAAGACATCCCAGCAGATATGGTTGATGACGTTGAAACGTACCGTGAAGAGCTAATCGAGACTGCTGTAGAGCAAGACGACGACCTAATGGAAGCGTACATGGAAGGTGAAGAACCTTCTATCGAAGATATCAAGCGTTGTATCCGTAAAGGTACTCGTGATCTTGCATTCTTCCCTACGTTCTGTGGTTCAGCATTTAAGAACAAGGGCGTTCAAATCGTTCTTGACGCTGTTGTTGACTACCTACCTTCTCCAACTGAAGTTGATCCTCAACCTCTTATGGATGAAGAAGGCGAAGAAACTGGCGATTACGCTATCGTTTCTGCAGACGAAACATTTAAAGCACTTGCATTCAAAATCATGGATGACCGCTTTGGTGCACTAACTTTCGTTCGTATTTACTCTGGTAAATTGAACAAAGGCGACACCATTCTTAACTCGTTCACTGGTAAGACAGAACGTGTTGGCCGTATGGTTGAGATGCAAGCAGATGACCGTAATGAACTAACTAGCGCACAAGCTGGTGATATCATCGCGATTGTTGGTATGAAGAACGTGCAAACTGGTCACACTCTTTGTGATCCTAAGCACCCAGTAACACTTGAGCCAATGGTTTTCCCAACTCCAGTAATCTCGATTGCTGTATCACCTAAAGATAAAGGTGGTTCTGAGAAAATGGGTATCGCAATTGGTAAAATGGTTGCAGAAGATCCTTCATTCCAAGTTGAGACAGACGAAGAGACTGGCGAAACTATCCTAAAAGGTATGGGTGAACTTCACCTAGACATTAAGGTAGACATTCTTAAGCGTACTTACGGCGTTGACTTAACAGTTGGTGCTCCTCAAGTTGCTTACCGTGAAACTATCACTCAAGCAATTGAAGATAGCTACACGCATAAGAAACAGTCTGGTGGTTCTGGTCAGTTCGGTAAAATTGACTACCGTATCAAACCAGGTGAAGCTGGTTCAGGCTTCTCGTTCAAATCAACAGTTGTTGGTGGTAACGTACCTAAAGAATTCTGGCCTGCAGTAGAAAAAGGCTTTGCTGGTATGATGGAAAACGGTGTTCTTGCTGGCTTCCCAACACTAGACGTTGAAGTAGAACTATTTGATGGTGGCTTCCACGCAGTGGATTCATCTGCAATCGCATTTGAAATTGCAGCGAAAGGCGCATTCCGTCAATCTATGCCTAAAGCTGGTGCGCAACTTCTTGAACCAATCATGAACGTTGACGTGTTTACTCCAGACGATCACGTTGGTGATGTTATCGGTGACCTTAACCGTCGTCGTGGCATGATCAAAGATCAGCAAGCTGGCGTTACTGGTGTTCGTATTAAAGCAGACGTTCCTCTTTCAGAAATGTTTGGTTATATCGGTCACCTACGTACAATTACTTCTGGTCGTGGTCAGTTCTCTATGGAGTTCGCTAACTATTCACCATGTCCGAATAGCGTTGCTGAAGCAGTAATTGCAAAAGTTAAAGAAGAAAAAGAGAAAGATAAGAAATAATTTCTTTTTTCTGAATTAACAAAAAACCCGAAAGTTTGCGCTTTCGGGTTTTTTTATTCGCTAAATTTAACGTTATTGCATATCAAGCCAAAGGCCTTCAACTTTTGTTCTTGCCCACTCAGTTTTACGTAAAAACTTTAAGCTAGATTTAATACTAGGGTCTTTTTTAAAACAATTTATGTTTACCATATGGCTCAATTCTTCCCAGCCATAATGTTCGACCAGATCAGTGAGCAGTTTTTCAAGTTTAACCCCATGAAGTGGGTTGTTGAGTTGAGTCATAATGTACCTATCAGATAATTTTGCCGTTATTATACGTTATATCTGCTATCGAAAGATAACTTGAAAAAGGAAATTGAACACTCAGAGGATATGGTGTTAGTTTGTAGAAGGTTTAACGTTGTTTTCAGTAGCGATGAATAGGGTTATTAGAGTGAGAAAAAAGACCTCATATCTTGCAATATAAGGTCATGAATAATAAAGAGCAAAGTTTATAGCCTTAATCTTCCCAAATAACGACCTTATCTTTTGGCCAGTTTACTCCTACATCATGGTATTTTTTTCTAACACATGACGTTTTATCTTTAACGTTGGAGTAAGAATACCATTCTCTATACTCCAAGGGTCTTTAATCATCAATACCCCTTTAATTTTCTCGTGCGATTCTAAGTCTTGGTTCATTCGCTTAATGACCCGTTCTGCACGCCTTTGGTATCGTTCTTTGTCAAAGTTGGGGAACTGATGAGGTACGGCTAGGAGAATAGGCGCTGGCATGCCTAAACCAACCAAGCACATCATTTCTACTCGGCTATATTCGTATAGTTTTTTCTCTATAGGGACAGGCGCGACAAACTTACCTTTCGCTGTTTTAAAGGTATCTTTCTTCCTTCCTTGAATAGAAAGGTAACCCTCGCTGTCGATAGAACCTATGTCTCCAGTATGTAGCCAGCCATCACTATCAAACGAAGATTCTGTTGCTTGGTCATTTTTATAGTAGCCAGAAAAAATCCCTTTGCTCCTGACCATAATTTCTTCGTCGGAAGCTATCTTCAGTTCAATGCCTGGGCCGCCATTACCCACCGTACCAATTTTATCAGCTCTGAATGGGTAGTTAAGCGTACTGTATGCGAAAGATTCCGTCATACCCCATGCCTCAGTGATATTAATGCCTACACTGTGATACCACTGAAGAAGTGCAGGAGATACAGGAGCAGAACCACAGCCTAAAACACGTCCCTGATCTAATCCAAGGCCCTCGATAATTTTCTTTTTGACGATTGAATTCACAAATGGGATTTTCAGTAAGAAATTTAGCTTCTTCTGAGGCATTTTATCTTGAATACGCTGTTGGAAGAGAGCCCATAAACGAGGCACTGAAATAAAGAGAGTCGGCCTTTGCATCTTTACATCCTCGATAAATGTATCCAATGACTCGGGAAAGGCAACTTGAACACCACCTGCTATTGATGCTCCAAAGATATAGACGC is a genomic window of Vibrio algarum containing:
- the fusA gene encoding elongation factor G; amino-acid sequence: MTDLSKYRNIGIFAHVDAGKTTTTERILKLTGQIHKTGEVHDGESTTDFMDQEAERGITIQSAAVSCFWNDHRLNVIDTPGHVDFTVEVYRSLKVLDGGIGVFCGSGGVEPQSETNWRYANESEVSRLIFVNKLDRMGADFFNVVGQVKKVLGATPLVMVLPIGREDDFVGVVDLLTRKAYVWDDTGLPENYEIQDIPADMVDDVETYREELIETAVEQDDDLMEAYMEGEEPSIEDIKRCIRKGTRDLAFFPTFCGSAFKNKGVQIVLDAVVDYLPSPTEVDPQPLMDEEGEETGDYAIVSADETFKALAFKIMDDRFGALTFVRIYSGKLNKGDTILNSFTGKTERVGRMVEMQADDRNELTSAQAGDIIAIVGMKNVQTGHTLCDPKHPVTLEPMVFPTPVISIAVSPKDKGGSEKMGIAIGKMVAEDPSFQVETDEETGETILKGMGELHLDIKVDILKRTYGVDLTVGAPQVAYRETITQAIEDSYTHKKQSGGSGQFGKIDYRIKPGEAGSGFSFKSTVVGGNVPKEFWPAVEKGFAGMMENGVLAGFPTLDVEVELFDGGFHAVDSSAIAFEIAAKGAFRQSMPKAGAQLLEPIMNVDVFTPDDHVGDVIGDLNRRRGMIKDQQAGVTGVRIKADVPLSEMFGYIGHLRTITSGRGQFSMEFANYSPCPNSVAEAVIAKVKEEKEKDKK
- a CDS encoding VF530 family protein, with the protein product MTQLNNPLHGVKLEKLLTDLVEHYGWEELSHMVNINCFKKDPSIKSSLKFLRKTEWARTKVEGLWLDMQ